The genomic DNA tacagtttgaatttttggCCACACCTTATACAACATATCTCTAAAGGTCTTAAAGCTAACgggtgtccaatttcaagttaatgaatttttgtgaagattaggggtttcgttatcTATGACTGTCCatgctagctatgtgtagctacaaataacggatagttagcttcattttcggcataaataaagtatatttacagtttgaatttcatcacgccacttacacaacatctccctaaatgtcttataaagctaacaacggtgtccgatttcaagttaatgactttttgtgaacagtgggggttttgttagctatgactgtcccttcaatcctagctatgtgtagctagctacaaatcacggatagttagcttcattttcagcgtagctaatttgtttatatttacagtttgaatttcgtcacgccacttatacaacatctccctaaatgtcttataaagctaacaacggtgtccgatttcaagttaatgaatttttgttaacagtgggggtttcgttagctatgactgtcccttcaatcctagctatgtgtagctagctacaaatcacggatagttagcttcattttcggcgtaatttgtttatatttacagtttgaatttcgtcacgccacttatacaacatctccctaaatgtcttataaagctaacaacggtgtccgatttcaaattaatgaatttttgtgaacagtgggggtttcgttagctatgactgtcccttcaatcccagctatgtgtagctagctagctacaaatcacggatagttagcttcattttccgcaaaatttgtatatatttacagtttgaatttcgtcacgccacttatacaacatctccctaaaggtcttataaagctaacaacggtgtctgatttcaagttattgaatatttgtgaatttcagaggaattctaagaggagctagctctcattgatagagctacatccagccgcaggctctatcaatgagactcagggacaagcggcgtttatttccccaatcgtttgtttaaataactcaacacattataattacacacatgaaaagattaactgaaacctgtggtaacagattgctggtgtaacaagctcgctgaccgtgctctcactcacacacaccgggcatttagctagcaggaagaggggagctgcaggtcctggagctctgtcagagcactggcgtttagtagtccattatccaaaaaccggtgactttgtgcgggtatggagtgctgtgggctgccagtcgtgacggagctccaagttcctcagagcaggccggggtgtgtgaaggaaggcaggtcggTGGCGAGgcgcaacaacacaggcagcaccggcgctgaattccgacacacagtcggacaaaatttgcaattagccttCCATTTTCAtaaagtggcccatatttgagccttacatagttgatttctcgcataaaaaagtttcagaagtgaattttgtaatggaatagcagagatctgcgcgacctagattcggaagactacctgatctcaggtcagttgtgtagcctatgtaaatgttggggcgtgaccgttctcttaatacacccatgggccgGCAGTTTCacaatatgagattttcatagtaaaggggtgtcaatgggactttgagcttctatgtatgtcctatttacccaccgaactgtcgttattcaactatgacagggtaaaatcggttttgcattctatcacccctttaagcctTTGCATTAAAGATCATTTCAGGGCTTTATTGGGTCAAAATGTACAGGGTTACACAAGTTTTACAGGATATTTTTAGAAATACTCCCTCCCACTGCTCTGGTCTCCTCTCTCCTTAGGTTTTACCTGGACCTCCTCTGTAGCATATTATACCCAACCTCTcttcttttccttgttttttccatcattttctattttaaatgactttttattgttttaatctaTATTTATGATTAATAATTgttacaatatttttttatatttacttcTTTCatagcatgtttttctccaatCTCACTATTCTTTTCTTTCGGGGGTTAATCTCTTCCTGCAGAGGAGGtcctttaatttaattatttttaataaatattttgaagatgccttggttgtcctttataacttttattctgccttatttacattttaagaatTGATTGAATTTTTGTCTATTgctaatatttattattattattattattattattacgaaTTGAATTACTTGCCTTAAGATTTTAACATAATGATACACATGCCATTGGTTTGATGCATTTTTTTACTAACGGTGTGTTTTTATTctataatgtattttaaattatttatggttatttattgtgtggcacttttttaccttttaaagcacttttaaacaTAGCACTTACTACTAACTCTTAATggtatgtgtatttatatttttaacctcAAGGGGAAGTAATTCAGACAGTATTTATAACctcttttaaatgtcttaaacTTTGGAATTTTaaaaacatggttttaatattgggatagaatttattttatattgggACACCaggctttttatatttttatttttattcaattttatttatttattacacaacTACAtatgtttgtatgcatgtgtgtctatgtatgtatgtatatatatatatatatatatatatatgtgtgtgtgtgtgtgtgtttgtgtgtgtgtgtgtgtgggggtatatgtatgggtgtatatatatatatatttttttactttattatttctcTAGGAGAGACACCGGGTTAGTTGTGGaggtgaccttttatttaaagttttaaattcccgctgtccttcctgtccagtggttcttttaacctttTAATATCTGGCCGTCTTTTAAAcagccccctctttttttttttttttttaccgaatCCGTTTTTAAGgagttttttaaagtgttttattcacaccagtggtccccttgtgcccggTCCccttttaacccaaacctaaccctaatggaaacaaaaattgtcggagtggtgggacgtttgaaaacaatggaagtgccgccactccgacaattaTACGTCAATGTCGGAGTGGGGGTATGTCGGAATGGATGGTGGAACCCATGTTCTCCAAAGTCTATTGTTAGCTACACTGAAACATCAGTTGCAGGCAGGCACTGAGCTGTCACTTAAACGCACTCCAAaaactcattagccaatggggacgcacccctgtaagacccgcccacgtgagatgtttgtgtcagaattgCAAGCAAAGAGTTTGGAAGCGcaaacgagaaagctgggagcaaaactgcaaacgtgatggagagagcaaaagactgatcattgagaaacaAGCAGAGGGatctgtaaacaaaaggacagtatcaaacaaataaaataccaatagtttacaactagacaaatgttttctttgcaagttttaaatgtttacctttgaggtgacaatttttttgctaGTGTTTTTTGCTAGTGTTTTTGCTTGATACTtaagaagttttgcttggaattaaagtcacaaacaTAATCCCATaaattctaagccgaaaaagtgtgccTGTAaattgggtacagagctccccGTGAGCACgagcttttatgactgtcaatatagccagcatctaacgtaagctactctgctgtgcggtgaagtaatgtctggctatgtgagacaagcatctagcaacattgttttGGATGCTGAGAGCCTGGCAAccaatttgtactgcagtaactattttaaacactagcttagcatattgcacctttaacaaaACAtctattattctttttttttatacattttttattatttatatatttttgaacatacagaacagacaaacacaattgaacaagaacaaaaaaaaaatctctctctgCGGTCGTCTCAaggaaataaaaacggacaaataagcaaaaacagagatcacaccttgcctagtcactccCCTCTAATTcttgtgctgctgcgtttttccatAGTTCTATAGTTGATGATTTGGcgttgttaatccttgctgtagagagctcaagcatatctacgtctagaaaatacgccaaccactgttttatataAAGCGAGTGGGGccagcgttgagctatcattttcttggttgcagttaaGCCAGCTAGCCaaactttcttctgtctcccaaacaggtgtaatttagagttgtCATAAAGTAACAAGAGGAaatcgacatcctatcacatcacatattattgatgttttattccagaactcatgcacctgttcacactcccagaccatgtgcaggaaagttccagtttgttcaggttgacagaacgtgcaatagcgAGTGGGGATGACTTTAGAgatgtatctcttctgaggagtccagtaTGTCTTTTGACATATGTTgcagtggatctgctggtgatttgggttcatggaacaatggaaaatgttgtcccaaactgtctcccaattaattgtgTTCCCCTCAGTGCTCAGCTCTTGCTCCCATTTCCttgctattgggagttctcctatggatacttgcatcagtttagcatagatCTTGGAtgctaatcctctcacaggaaaatcaataAACCATTTAATAACTGGGTGCGGCTCAAGActtaacattttagggctgctcTTAAGCGCAGATACAagaagaaggatgtcctggggacctcaaaactagctcttaggtcttcaaaactcaacatacctttctcatttAATAGCTGGTTTACAGTATAAAggcctctgtcactccactgcttacaatcaaagggtttgttaccagacattaagggctagatttatcaagccgtttgcgcctgtttccaggcgctaattggtcgcaaagacggacgtaaccgatgcgggctatttacaaacagggcgcacttgggtaaaatcgcagattgtctgccacatgagtgagaagagacaagttgcgctttcaatatgcgttcgtgggagggtcgtggggaaagtgggagttccacccaaaaaggtgggaggataagcacaaagtgcacctaattatatattccgtggtatttacaaagactatCAGTAAGAGCGcacctctattctgcgggggaaattctccgcctcttaaaagcaggtctaaaccagccgcaattgAGTTTCGTcatagacctttatgccgctggtgaaatggcgaCAGTAacttgagcaagacgaagacataggcaaggctgaaaatatttttaacacaagaatcacactttgtcagtgaacacaacatcatttagcgttacagatcaagcagccatgcaatattagagttactggaagaaatcaaagatgaaattgaatacacaagtaccgctttgctacagcgcaatttacggtatagtgggcggagaaagacgctgattgcctgatgggtgtcagggttgataaatactacgcaaaatgtggaagcatagtgtgcgctattaccgaactcgcataaacagacgcagcgcaaactgcgctagtgttagtaaattaggccctcaGTGTGTATTGTGCCTAAATTGGGGTGTCCAGATGCCACTTGTTGGTGTAGCATAGTTGCTCCTCGACCTGTTTAAAGTTAGTCAATGTGTCTGTGATAACAGGGCCGTAGGCTAACGTACAcctttttggacacacacctgcaaaggccaggtcttgcagtcttagacttccagtgaggttttgctctatttctctccatgggactgtagatgaggggtccatccacactctgagggcccgtagctgaaaggctccGTGATACACTTTAAGGTTGTAGAGGGCCAAGCCTCCCGTGTTTGAGGTACGTTGCAGGGTAGAACATTATTCTAATTCTAATATTCCCCCTAAACAAATTATTAAGGGggataataaattaattaatgtatgaTTAGGTGAATAAGTGCCACATTACTTCCccaaacaaaagacacaaagagGAAGAGTAAATCTgcctacatgtgtgctgacttaGCAGAGATACTGTAACATTTAATTAGAAGTTATATTcaattatgtttttgtatttaaaactgtcacctgtgttttcctttacataaataaggcgtttccaccataaattggtgaaGACAGATTAACCACAaggcaggaaattaagtgtatAACGCTCAACATTTTCTGGTGGAAGTCCCCCAGACCCCCCTGCTTCATATGTATACCAATGTTGAAACGAAGCCTACCACATTACAGACCAGCTGTTATTTCAACTAAGCTTCAACTAAGCTACTAGTCTGTTGCCCATCTATGATTTCTAACAGCCCAGCCTAATAAAGCAGGCTAAAAGTGGCGCtgaaaccatagactgtataatattaatggacaaagcatccggcaaatgcagaagtgccttaaacctgcattctatcggAGTCTTcagcaacacagaatgatgttcatttttttaattatggtctcgttgattttaaaatcggttTTAAAgtagggggtgttttagggcgtggctatgatgtgattgccagtgaaagtgtgtaactcCCTCACTCAtgcctctcgtctaaaatcgtcacatacACAACTTGGATGGCTGcgcgtaacggcaaactcgacgactcatagcagatctccacaaaccaatgtgtgacgtcacacatgctctgtccattcatattatacagtctatggctgaAACACCATGTACCAAAGCAGGTTTAAGAAGCAGCCACACACATTGGTTTTTAACTTCTTTAATAGGGTTTTCTGATAGTGTAGATATTTATTTCCCTACACATTTCTTGAAATGTTCTTATTAATTATGaactaatttaaagaaatctacttgaaattcaattttatttatgtcaaattataacagaagttatctcagaacactttacagatagagtaggtctagaccacactttatAATTAACAAAGAGCCAACAATTCCCGCCAAGACCATTAACATAGCTGTGCACTTGATTTGTTTaagttttttaaaaacattgccATAGCAATGTGTACTCATACAGTTCAATTCCTTTGGAATACATTTAAATTTTATGCAAGATTGTATGATTCAGGTATCATAACCGGAACTGAGAAAAATGGATCCGTGCATCTCCAATCAAAAGATGAACCATGTTCATTTGGTGCAAGTCTGAATTTTTGTTTGGTGCCACCATCAGGCCAAATTTTCCACTTTATACAAAAGAAATATAATTGGCTGATTACCACAAAACATACATTCATGTTATTGACAGGATGAACCCCCATTTATAACACTATGACAGTTCCTTTACCCCCACCTTAAGAAAACCTCTAAATTTTTATCTTCACTATTAGCAAGGATAACAGCCAAACCATATgttctttgttttatatcaaCACTTTCATAATGTGGGTTATAATGGATACTGCAATGGCAGTGTAATTATAGAAAGTAAATATTAGACGGAAGAGCTGCTTCCATACATCACAGTACAAACAAAACATTGTCCCGTGACTATTAGTCACAGTTACCAGTCATAGCAtacttgttttgttgttatcttctgtgtgtgttaacatgGCACTTGTGGAGGCCTTTTGGTTCCTTAGATTTGAGAATTTGCTTCTTATAATTTGTCTGTGATGGGCTTCCCTGGCCCAGGCCATTCCCATCATACCAGTTCTGTCTGAGCGTTGACGTTGCGGAGCAACCATCCTTGTTTCTTGTCTATGCTTAGCAGCTAGCTCTGGGAACTGCTGGGTGTATAGACGGTCTGTGTACTGCAGTTCTGGAGTTATAAgtctttgacattttattttggtttgtctgtctatgtgtgggTTTAGGTTATAGCCCTGAATTACAGCTGCTCCATACTGGAATGGCTTTAGTCCGGCATCTTTAATCTGGGATGGGTCAACTGCCCCGCCATCTTTCAGGCAGCTGTTTGCTAGCTTGGCCTGTAGCTCTCTCAACTGAGATACTTCCCTCTTCATCTGCTCTTGCCCAACAAGACTATCCATCTTGTGCCAGAAGGTGGTGTTAAAGTGCAGGTAGATCCTCCAGTCCAAAGCATTCCACCTCTTGATTTTTTCTGCAGTGTTTGGTAAAAGTGGGTGACGAGTTTGTTCACTGCGACCGTTGAGCTTAAAGGAAACCACGTCTTCCAGGGACCAGCAGAGGGCATGCTTGAGCAAGATCATGGACTCATCAAAATATTCAGAAATAAGAATAAGGTGGAAGTCCCTCTCAATAGCTGCAATAGCCATGCTGGCTCTCTCCTCCAGGTCTTCAGTATCAGCTGCAACATTGTTGTCAAAGCCAAAGTCAAAAGCCAGGATATTATGAGCGTAGTGGTTGTTTTTCACAGATGAGTTGTAGTTTCTCCAGCTGCTGTCTAAAAAGCTGTCCAGGCTGTGAGTCTTGTGGAAGGCTGGGATGCTCTTGTAGTAGATAAAGATGGACTCCATCATGGCCACAGGATGCCTCAAGATGGAAAAGTAGAAGGTATCCTCAGGCATCACTTTTGCCACCTGGGACATAACATATGAAAAACAAGTAGTTGCAAAAGTTGCATTTAACTAAGTTCTACTTaaaaaatatgactttttataagtAAGAGAAATGAAATCTTTTGGACAAAAAAGGGTAAAAGTGGTTCCAGCTGTCATTACTAATTTATATTGTGCCATACCATATGTTGGGCCCATACCTTAAGTGGGGAACTTTTCATATGTACCTAACATAAAGCACACCCAGCCCCCACATGGAAGATTTTGGACTTTACTGAGGTTGCCTAAATGAGGCCCAAATACCAGTCCATCACTCACCAAAGGGGGTTCCACATAGACATGTTGGCAGGACTATCTGTAATCTGGCTAATCAGGTCTCTTCTGTTTCTCGACAATCCTTCGACAATTACTATGTTACAGGTAATCACCAAGCCAGTATTTCCAATGGGGCCCCACAAGGCTGAGTAATGCATTACCATTAAGCCCCATTAGGGCAACTAAATTTGGACCcattaaaaatacttttacaTATTAAAAGTACAGTAAGAGCTCCACTAATGTGTCTTCAACATGTGTTGGGCTGCAAGTCAAATTCAAACACAGGACGTTGCCAAGGACGTTGCCTAGATGGGGCCCACACTTTACCGGGTGCTAGAGGTCGCTCCTGTTCCTGTTCTTATATTTTTAAGCTTTATGGGGCTTAATTTGGGGCCTCACATGGGCCCCAGATATAGCTCAGCTTGGTCCCATTAGCAACCAGCATGTACAGGCCCATTTGGGCCCACATAgagcacattttctttttaaaggggtgatagaatgattatatagggtaatttcacactgttccttaaggtctcctaatggggtatgtaacattggttgggctgaaaatggcctggttgatattttattggcccttatgcatccctgtgttttggccctatttgtaacaagagcttttcttccaaatatggtatgctcatgaatatttagatgagctgcgcgctgattggttgagcgaatccccatacacacacattggagacgagacagtAGGTCTCATATTTCACACACTGCAATgattcattaccaaattcaatTCTGagactagctagctacacttttggcataagtatagtatatttacagtttgaatttagtcacgccacttatat from Perca fluviatilis chromosome 2, GENO_Pfluv_1.0, whole genome shotgun sequence includes the following:
- the gal3st2 gene encoding galactose-3-O-sulfotransferase 2, whose product is MLSPPRRWIRDQCPSAVTSCVRRGVCSRRHSLWILLILLVVCIAIQMFVARQARNDKLTGLPHLRLTVNKPHLFSTAQNEWEIVHSESSQAVKTDLRSLQIDRTAARHHQNEGYQKQSVYIQSRPVDNLATGSQMEARKVSPVTMLLPKLVTSLGLPGSLALDSSRKGLTADTPTPSFLKAHINSVHTTSTCHPKSHILFLKTHKTASSTILNILYRYGESRNLTFALPLNKHSQLFYPFFFASHFVEGFNSRSVREFHIMCNHMRFTKSEVAKVMPEDTFYFSILRHPVAMMESIFIYYKSIPAFHKTHSLDSFLDSSWRNYNSSVKNNHYAHNILAFDFGFDNNVAADTEDLEERASMAIAAIERDFHLILISEYFDESMILLKHALCWSLEDVVSFKLNGRSEQTRHPLLPNTAEKIKRWNALDWRIYLHFNTTFWHKMDSLVGQEQMKREVSQLRELQAKLANSCLKDGGAVDPSQIKDAGLKPFQYGAAVIQGYNLNPHIDRQTKIKCQRLITPELQYTDRLYTQQFPELAAKHRQETRMVAPQRQRSDRTGMMGMAWAREAHHRQIIRSKFSNLRNQKASTSAMLTHTEDNNKTSML